The following are encoded in a window of Ranitomeya variabilis isolate aRanVar5 chromosome 8, aRanVar5.hap1, whole genome shotgun sequence genomic DNA:
- the PTGER3 gene encoding prostaglandin E2 receptor EP3 subtype produces the protein MEFSPDPCDLFNTSGNMWDPNTSNVLRERSWTNLSSKVEDCGGSVSVAFPLSMMITGLVGNSLAMLLIYKSYKKKESKRKHSFLLCIGFLALTDFTGQLLTSPIVISVYLAKRQWSNVDPSGHLCPFFGLSMTMFGLCPLFIASAMAIERTLAIRSPHWYSSNMRTKVTITVLLCIWGAVLGFALLPIIGLGQYTLQWPGTWCFISTDHKAPRNVAFAATFASLGLLSLGTTFTCNLATIKALVTRCKSRGSASQASRQWERITMETMIQLMGIMCVLFACWSPLLIIMLKMIFNHTSVERCDPTSPTQSADLQKDCNFFLTAIRLASLNQILDPWVYLLLRQILLRKFCQVANAVSNCSNDGLKEQPIILSTEIRKPLG, from the exons ATGGAGTTCAGCCCGGACCCTTGTGACCTCTTCAACACCTCTGGAAACATGTGGGACCCCAATACGTCCAATGTCCTGAGGGAGAGGAGCTGGACTAACCTGAGCAGCAAGGTGGAGGACTGTGGGGGCTCAGTGTCTGTGGCCTTCCCCCTGTCTATGATGATCACTGGGCTGGTGGGGAATTCACTGGCCATGCTGCTGATCTACAAGTCCTACAAGAAGAAGGAGAGCAAGAGGAAGCACTCCTTCCTGCTGTGCATAGGCTTCCTGGCACTCACCGACTTCACCGGGCAGCTCCTCACCAGCCCCATTGTCATCTCAGTCTACCTGGCTAAAAGGCAGTGGAGCAACGTGGACCCCTCTGGACACCTGTGCCCCTTCTTTGGGCTGAGTATGACCATGTTTGGTCTGTGCCCCCTGTTTATAGCCAGTGCTATGGCGATTGAGAGGACTCTGGCCATTAGGTCTCCTCACTGGTACTCCAGCAACATGAGGACCAAAGTCACCATCACAGTGTTACTGTGCATCTGGGGGGCAGTGCTCGGCTTTGCCCTGCTGCCCATCATTGGACTGGGGCAGTACACTTTGCAGTGGCCAGGGACCTGGTGTTTTATCAGCACTGACCACAAGGCTCCAAGGAATGTCGCTTTTGCTGCTACTTTTGCCTCTCTTGGGCTGCTGTCACTTGGCACCACCTTCACTTGCAACCTGGCGACCATTAAAGCCCTGGTGACCCGATGTAAAAGCAGAGGCTCAGCCTCCCAGGCCAGCAGGCAGTGGGAAAGGATTACAATGGAGACCATGATCCAGCTGATGGGGATAATGTGTGTTCTGTTTGCCTGTTGGTCGCCACTTCTG ATCATTATGCTAAAGATGATCTTCAACCATACCTCAGTGGAACGCTGCGACCCCACCTCGCCCACCCAGAGCGCCGACCTGCAGAAAGACTGCAACTTCTTCCTGACGGCGATTCGGCTGGCCTCGCTGAACCAAATCCTGGACCCTTGGGTTTACCTCTTACTGCGACAGATCCTGCTCCGAAAGTTCTGCCAAGTGGCCAACGCCGTGTCCAACTGCTCCAACGACGGACTCAAAGAACAGCCGATCATCCTGAGCACGGAAATAAGAAAACCTctgggctga